In a single window of the Papaver somniferum cultivar HN1 unplaced genomic scaffold, ASM357369v1 unplaced-scaffold_57, whole genome shotgun sequence genome:
- the LOC113343365 gene encoding histone H3.2, which yields MARTKQTARKSTGGKAPRKQLATKAARKSAPATGGVKKPHRFRPGTVALREIRKYQKSTELLIRKLPFQRLVREIAQDFKTDLRFQSSAVAALQEAAEAYLVGLFEDTNLCAIHAKRVTIMPKDIQLARRIRGERA from the coding sequence ATGGCTCGTACTAAGCAAACCGCTCGGAAATCCACCGGAGGAAAAGCCCCAAGGAAGCAATTAGCAACAAAAGCAGCGCGAAAATCAGCACCAGCAACTGGAGGTGTGAAGAAACCTCACAGATTCAGGCCAGGAACAGTTGCTCTTCGTGAAATCAGGAAATACCAAAAGAGTACTGAACTTCTGATCCGTAAACTACCATTTCAACGATTAGTTCGTGAGATCGCTCAAGATTTTAAAACTGATTTGAGGTTTCAGAGTTCAGCAGTTGCAGCTCTACAAGAAGCAGCAGAAGCTTATCTTGTTGGTTTGTTTGAAGATACTAATCTCTGTGCGATTCATGCTAAAAGGGTTACTATTATGCCTAAAGATATTCAACTTGCCAGGAGAATCAGAGGTGAACGTGCTTAA